The genomic window GTTCAAACTTGTGGTAGGAGCAAGGAAACAGGAGAAGGCGACCGCCAACCAAGCACGCAGGAAATTGTTATCTGCTGCCCCAGCCATATCCTTGATCATTTTGCACCAAGATGTTAGTGTTGGTGAGCCTTTTGTATTGATCTTGAAGATTTTGTACATTTTGGATGTGTAATCTGCTCTATTCTCATAGCAAACCTTCCTCCCCCTGTTTGGCAGACCCCATATCTTGTGAACACTTGCTGCATCTACTGGAATCTTGCCCCTCTCTGGGATGACAAGTTGGGAAATTTCAGGGTCATAATGCTTCATAGCCCACTGACTTAAGTCTCCTGGCATGCTACATGTTGCAATCTGCAACAGACCTCCAAACTCAATTCGAATTACCTCGTCCTTCTGAAATTGCACTAAATCTTTGTTTAGTTTGAACAACCTTGCTGGTGATGCCCTGTTCCTGCGACCCTACAAGTGTGTAAAAATGGGCCAAGTTAAACTTTGTGTGACAGAAATTAGCAAGTATCAATATTGTTTCCATGATGATGCGATGTTTGTCCTATACAGAATACCATCATTTGTTCTTACAACTTTAACATGCTCAAAACTGCTAGTGACCTTGCTTACGCACGATTTAACAGCCAAAAAACATACCTAGAATTGCTAAAAAATAACATATTCATCTCACAACTTCTAAAAAGAACGCACAAAATCCATACTGCCTTGAAAAAAATGGAATCTGAAAACTACGATTCATGATGCATGAATACCTCATTTCCGCATGTTTTTGGCGTTTTGGCTTTGATTCACCCTCCTCTGGGACCTCCTTGCCTTCTGAATCATCATCTTGTGCACTGGCATTGCTGTCTATATCTGGCGGGCGATTCCCACGACAAATTATTCCTTTTGTGCGCATACGTTTGTAGCCAATCATAGTTGGGTTCTGTTGCTGTAGTGAGTGTGCCTGCATTGGGGGGAAATGTGTTCATCTGTTTCACATTGGAAAAGGTCACGGAACTCGAACATGGCAAACATGACAGACACTCCACCATGCCACGCTCAGAGCTCTTACCTCTGCTCCTCGTACACCCTCTTGGTTTGCTTGTAAACCCTGACCATCACTTTTCTTCCTTGCCTCGGACATTTTGGACACTGCAAACACATAATACAGTATTTTCAGGTTGCTAATAAAAAAGGGACTTCACTACTTGTAACACTGTAGGTTGCTCATAACACATGAAAAAGACATTTCCTAGAGCTCACTGATGAACCATTAAAGCAACACAAACTTGATTTAGGCAACGAAAACAAACTTACACAGGTACTGATTAGGCAACTTTGGTTCAGACTAACGAACAACTTCTATGCTGATTTGTGGCAAGATACTAGAAAAAAAGGGCCTGACAAAAATCTAAAAAAACAAGTCCAACAAATTCTGTTTCGAATGCTGCCCCAACAATCTGTAAATTTCAGCAAACTACACCATCATTGATCAGACATTTTATATATTAAGAAAAGTTTGGGCATCTTAAAGCTTGTAATCCTCTTATACAATTGGCAATTTTGCAGTTTGGAAAAATTGTGATGGAAATATACAACACAGTAATAGATGTCCATAAGAGatacatgcagaaaacaacaaacaAAAACACATCTATGAATTGTTATCATGAGTATAACGGGAAGACACGGTTCAGGGAGCACCATGTATGGTGCCAAACACAAGGCTAAACAAAAAGCAAGTATTCCGTCAAGTGGTCAGTTGTAGTCTGATACTTTAGCATATGTGTTGCAAATGGCGACCGCTATCGACGCTATTCAATGAAAGCTGAACTAAACAAACTCCTTTAAAAGTTTCGGCAACTCATCCAGCCTCAATCAAGCAACCCATGCACAAATGTCGAAGCAACTCAGTTAACTGCCCCAGTACAGGTAGTTCAGACAGCTCTAAAAAAGTTTTGGCAACTTAATCAACGTTGAACAGGCAACTTGTATACAATGTCAAATCAACTCGGTGAACGCCCCCACGCCTAGTAGTTCAAACAGCTCTAAATTTGCCAACTCATATAGCCTCAATCAGGCAACTCATGCACAAAGTCGAAGCAACTCCATAAGCTGTTCGAAGAAACTCTTTAGACAGCTCTATTTCGCCAACTCAAATAGCCTCAATCAGGCAACTCCTGCGCAAAATCGAAGCAACTACTCAAAAAATCCTAAACGAAGTTCACCAAACATCTGCCAAAAGCAAATGCCCATCTCAGACCAAACAGATCTAGCACGAGAACTGACAGCACAGCATCAAATCCCTCACGGCAAGACCCCGTGATTCCCCACCACGAGGCACCACGATTCGTCCCTAACTGAAGCAAAACCACTACAACCTATGGGCGCATGATTAAATCCACCTCCATGTTCGCATGAATCCCCGCTAAATCCAAACCCTCCGCAATCGAGCACACGCAGAAAGCAGagagaacggcggcgatgggtgcatACCTTAGGATTCCAGAATCCTCCAGAACACTAGGCCATCGGACACACAGCGCCGTCGGCGACCTTCAGCACACACCCATTTGGCCCTGGGCGCGACGAGATTGAACCCGTTCCGCCTTATTCTCCGGGGGCCGCGCGCACCTACGCACACTCGCGGAGCTCTGTCGCTCAAACACCACCGCCGCGCACGCCCTCCGCTCTCACGGCAGCCGTTGGCGGCTTGGGGGCCGCAGTTGAACTGCGGCTTGGGGGGCTTggcgtcgaggagggagggagagaagggGATAGAATGGGGAGCGGATTGGGAGGATTGGGGCGGTGGTCTCGGCAGTTTCGAACAATGAGCCAACGGACGGGGCGTGTGGGTAGTGGTGGGCCTCCCAGGTGAATACGTGTCCGCGGGGGGAGGACGAACCGTTCGTGCCGACCAGGAATACCTGGGCTCGATCGCGCCAATCGGACGGTGataaaaggtgagtgctgaaacgTGACAACCAGCACTCAGTTgctttttagcatttaggaaaaagaATATACTGACAACCAAGTCCCTGCGCTTTCAACTCTCCTGTTCCAAACCCCTAAACCCCTCACCGCTACGCACGCGACCCGGCGACCATGGGTAAGAGCGGGAAGAAGACGAAGGAGTCGCACCGGCAAGGCCGCGGCCGCCGTGGCTCACAGGTCGGCGACGACGACTTGCCATCATCTGCCTACGACGCGCCGCTGCGCCGCCAGGAGGACTCGGACGGTGACGATTCTGACGAAGCAGCAGCGGAAGACGAACACGACGGAGGCGCGGAAGCAAGTGACCGCCAGGGCCAGTGGCAAGTCGGCTCGATGCCTTCCAAGTTCCACCTGTACCAGCTCTCTGTGCAGGTAACCTTGCTAGCTTCCACAGTAGCTTGGACATGTGAAAGCCTCCGTGCCCACAACCTGTTCGACGATTTGACATTGGTGTTGTGCTTCTGTGCTCAGTCGCCAAAAGGGGACATCAGCTACCTGCAGAAGTTCTTTTTGATGTACGTTGGCGGGCGCGTCCCTCTCCACCTGCAGGAGGATTTCTGTGGCACCGCCCTCCTCAGGTCAGAGCAGTGCTAAGCATTAAGCATAGCCTTTGCACAATCTACCCTGCTGTCAATTTCTCAAACACCTTGGGCGCACTGTGTATCTATTGCTGAGGATCTCAGGAGTCCCATTAGTAAGAAATAATGGCTCTAACATTACACTTAACACACATATAATTAGGAGCTGTCATATTAAAATGGTTACTCTTTGGAGTACTTTGGTCAGTATTCACTATTCAGAGGTGTTCAACATCAGAGATATTATTATTTAGCTTCAGTGTATAAGTGCATGTGTTGCCCATAATCTCTTTTCTTTCTGTTGGCAGTACTGAGTGGCTTCGCACTGATACAAGACGAACAGCAGTGGGCTTAGACTTTGACCGTGAGTCACTTGAGTGGTGTCTTGAGAACAACCTGAGCAAGATTGGAGCTGATGGGTATTCGAGATTGTTGCTTTTTGATGGAAATGTTCTGCAGCCAAATGAATCTCGCCTTGTCAAGCAAAAGATCAGTGATCTCATGCAAGGTCTAAATGTTACCAGTGATGATGGCTCTACTGAAACGAACAGCTTTGAGCAGTCAGATTCTTCATTTACAAAATGTGAAGCCAATTCGACCATGTCAGATGCAGTTTTGCCTGGAAGAGACATAATTTGTGCATTCAACTACAGTTGTTGTTGCCTTCACAAAAGAAAGGACTTGGTTTTGTATTTCAGGCATGCTTTCAATGCACTTTCTAAAAGAGGCGGTATATTTGTAATGGATGTATATGGTGGCACATCATCTGAATGCAAGCTTCGTCTCCAGAGGAGATTCCCCAGCTTCACTGTGAGTAGAGTTATGCATTGCTTAATCATTGCAGCACATCGAGGCCTCTCTTCTAAAGTACCAGTTAGAAACATACTAGGCATAGTGTCATAAGATTAGTATATTTAGGGTGAGGTTGCATTTTTTATTGGTAAATGATGCGGTATTTGTAAGAAGAATTTACAGCATGCTAACAAATCTAATAGTATTATATATAAAGTTAGAAATATTTGGCAGTTGTTGTATGCGACATAGATGTTGAATTTTAGTATCATACCTGAGCAATTtagctactccctccgatccacatATTAATTGTTGCTGTTTTAGTACAACTTTAATACAAAGTCGTACTAAAGCAGCGACAATTGATATGtatcagagggagtacatattttatTTGACTTACTGGTGCATCATCATGTAGTTAGCTAAACTTAATACAGCTTAAACTTAGCAATTCAGTTAGTTATATTTGATATGGGTTGCATGGCAAATATATGTTTTACACTAAGTTTATTTCATAAACAACACGCTTGATCTGTTTGATGAAATTAGCTTGGATATGATGATTCAGTACACAAAGATTGTCATATCTCCCATGTATTTGTTGACAGAGCCTTTTTTACACTTATCAATCATATAATTTCCACCCTTGTATAGTCGCCAAGTTGATATGAACTGCAATCTGCAGTAGCTTTATTAGCCTGATCTCATAATCTTCTGGCGTCGTATTAAATTTGAAGTTCTTCTTATATACAACTATGCATACAGTATTTC from Triticum aestivum cultivar Chinese Spring chromosome 3B, IWGSC CS RefSeq v2.1, whole genome shotgun sequence includes these protein-coding regions:
- the LOC123065955 gene encoding uncharacterized protein, whose product is MGKSGKKTKESHRQGRGRRGSQVGDDDLPSSAYDAPLRRQEDSDGDDSDEAAAEDEHDGGAEASDRQGQWQVGSMPSKFHLYQLSVQSPKGDISYLQKFFLMYVGGRVPLHLQEDFCGTALLSTEWLRTDTRRTAVGLDFDRESLEWCLENNLSKIGADGYSRLLLFDGNVLQPNESRLVKQKISDLMQGLNVTSDDGSTETNSFEQSDSSFTKCEANSTMSDAVLPGRDIICAFNYSCCCLHKRKDLVLYFRHAFNALSKRGGIFVMDVYGGTSSECKLRLQRRFPSFTYFWEQEEFDILTRETRISLHFQVGKKQMIRHAFTYHWRLWSIPEIKDCLEEAGFKSIHVWVREMPDTKSSGNAKEYTADRDVKYEELQHFNQADAWNAYVVGVANI